The genome window CCCGCCACGCTCATCATTCTGCTGGGTACCTTCGTCGCCACCTTCATCAGCGGCTTTCACTGGTGGCCCGATCTGCCGATTCTGCTCACGTTTACGCTCATCACCATCGCCATTTCGCTGGTCGATAATCTGGCCTCGGCCTGGGGCGCTCGGAGATACGGCGGCAGCCGACAGGCGGGCTGGGGAGCGCTGGCGGGCGGTCTGGTGGGCATCTTTATTCCGTTTGGCCTGCTGGTGGGGCCGCTGGCCGGGGCGCTGCTGGTCGAACTCATCTGGA of Deinococcus ruber contains these proteins:
- a CDS encoding DUF456 domain-containing protein, yielding MTPAFVVFLLFWVVGVVGTFIPVVPATLIILLGTFVATFISGFHWWPDLPILLTFTLITIAISLVDNLASAWGARRYGGSRQAGWGALAGGLVGIFIPFGLLVGPLAGALLVELIWMRRSFPDALRAAWGTLLGLLAGIAAKFVLHILVGVVELWRLWEPAKAALS